CTGATGCAGGGCGCGCGCGGCTACCGCTGCACGGTGGTGGCAGGCCGGGTGACTTGGCGCGACGGCCACCCCACCGGCGCACTGCCCGGCAAGCTGGTGCGCGGCATGCGCACGTAGCCCGACACAGCGAACAGCCCGGCTGAGAACGATGACTTCCGGGCGGCTCGGACGGTTGGCCGCGTTGGGGGGAGCCACGCCTTACCTCGTTTGCGGACAGCTTGCTGCGGAGTTCGCCGACGCACGGGGTCGCGGAGTAGACACTTCGCATAGGGTGATATACATTTGGCGGATGGGAGTGATCACGGCGAAGGCGTTGAAACAGCACACCGGAGATTTCATCAAGCGATTGCGTGCCGGAGAGCCGTTTGTGCTTACCTACCGCGGCAAGCGGATCGGCGTAGTGACACCGTGCACTGACGACTAGGAGGAGGGTTCATCGGAGTCGGCCGACGAACGTTGGGCGGAGGTGGAAGCGGCGCTCGCACAGTCCGAACCGGCGTTTCCGGACTGGTCGCAGGCCACGGCATGGATCAGGGACCGTACCTGATCGACACCAACGTGTTCGTGATCGACCTGCGCTACCCGCGGGATCGGCACTTCGGCGTCAACCGCCGCTTCCTCGATGCGATCAAGCGGGAACGATCGGGGATCACGACCACGATCAACCTGCTTGAGTTGTGCGGCATTCTTTCGTTCAACCTCAATCAGAGACAACTGATCACGTTGTGGGAGCAGTTTCCCGACCGCTTCGGTGTCGAGGTCCTGCCGACGGCGGAGTTCGACGCACCGGTCCCGAAGATGGGCGTAGGGGAACTGTTCGCGCTTCTGCAGCAGCGGATGTCTCTCGGCGACGGCCAATTCCTGTTGACCGCCCGCAACCACGCGGCATTCGTGACCACGCTCGTGACCTGGGACCGTGACCACTTCCTCGACCGATTCGCGGGCCGGGTGGCAACGCCCGAAGAGATACTCGCATGACCCGCACTTGGGGGGCGAGACGTTCCTGCTCGCTGCCCGGCAGGCTGGTGTGCGGCATGCGCGCGTAGCCCGAGATACCACGGCGTATCCTCACGATGCCAAATCGTCTCACCACAGCGAGGCCAGGAAGAAGCGCTTCGTCGACGCGCGGATGTCGATTCCCGGGCTCCTGTTGCTGCGGACCCGCTGTTCAACGTTACGCCGCAGCGCGTCTTCTGCACCGTGCAGGCGCGCGCGGCCGACAAGAGATGACCGCTCCGGGGGCTTGTCGTAGTTCAAGTCGAGGTGTTCGGCCGGCGGGAGAGTATCGTGCGCAAAACGCGTACTTGACGGATGCCGGCGGTGTGGTAGAGTGATGGCTCCGGGAGGAGGACAAGCGAGGATGATGCGCGATCACACGGCCCTCCGCAGCCGTTCCGTTCGCTGCAGACGCCAGCGCTCCGTCCTGCTCCGTCCTGCTCCGCTACAAACCAAGCACTCGGTAACTGACCGCTCTTTCCGCTCACCAATCCGCATCCACCGCTCTGCCGCCATCTGCGCCGCTGGTGAGGTAGCGGCTCCCACTATCCCGCGACGCGACTACAAGGACCATTCGAGAGGGCCGGAGTGTCCGGCCCAAAACCACGGGCAACGGGAAGCACTCCCGTCCCGAAAACGAGGAGGAGTTCCGTTATGACTCCAAGACTCACGTTGCTGCCACTGGCGTTCGCGCTGGTGGCTACCGTTACGTTCGCCAGCCCCGCCGGCGAAGATGACACCGCCGCCGCCACCGAGAAGGAGATGGTCCGCGACCCGGCCACCGGCAAGATAGTAACCGCGCCCGAGTATGGCGGCACCATCACCCTCGGCTCGGCCCACGAGCCGCCCAACGCCGATCCCGGGCAAGGGCACCCGGGTCAGTTTATATTTGGGTTCACGAACGAGAAGCTGGGCTTCGCCGACTGGGCGATAGACAGGCAGAGATTCAGTTTCGATAGCCAGTGGGTCCCTGACTTCGCCGTCACCGGTCAGTTGGCCGAAAGCTGGGAACAGACCGACCCGGTGACCTACACGGTCCGCATCCGCGACGGCGTGCACTGGCATGACAAGGCACCGATGAACGGTCGCGAGCTCACCGCCAAGGATGTGGAATACAACTGGCACCGCTATCTGGGCCTGGGCAGTGGTTACACCGAAGTCAACCCCTTCGTGGCGCAGTGGTCGCAGCTCGACGACGTAGGCATCGAGTCGGTAACAGCTAACGACGACCGCACGGTCGTCTTTAAGCTGAAATCGCCCAATCTCGCCGCGGAGCGGACGATCATCTATCAGTACAGCAGTTACATCATGCCGCCAGAGGTCATCGAAGAGCACGGCGACCTTCTGGATTGGCGCAACCTGGTCGGCACCGGACCCTATGAGCTGGTCGACTGGGTCGAGGGAAGCTCCCTGAGCTACACCAAGAACCCCAACTACTGGGCGTTCGACGAGAAGTACCCGGACAACCGCCTGCCCTATATCGACGAGATCGTGTGGTTGGTCATGCCCGATGAGTCGACGCGGCTGGCAGCATTCCGCTCGGGCCAGATCGACTACCTGGGTTCGGTTACGCTGTCGCACATAGCCAGTCTCGACGTACTCGAGGATCTCAGGCGGACCAATCCCGACATCCAGGTCTCCCAGTATTACGAGAGCGGGATAGGTCTTGCGATGAATCTCGCCGTGGAGCCGACCAACGACATCAGAGTGCGCCACGCGATCCAGATGGCACTCGATGTGGAAGCGATCAACGATTCCTACTGGCAGGGCACGGGAAGAACGACGCCTGAGGCCTACACAGCGATCGACATCGTCGGGTATTCACCCCCGTTCGACGAGTGGCCAGAGGAGATCAAGAAGTTCTACCGGTACAACCCGGCCGAGGCAGAGAAGCTCCTCGACGACGCCGGCTACCCGCGCGGTGCCGATGGTATCAGGTTCAAGACCAACATCGAGTTTAGAGATGTCTACGACATAAACAAGTTCGAGATCTTGGCGGAGCAGCTCTTGGAGATTGGCGTCGACGTCGACCTCCAGATCATGACTACGGCTGACTGGGCTGATGGGATACAGAATCATGATTACCAAAGCATGACCGCCGCTCCACAGGGAAATCCGTGGGGTATTCTTGCTCCGTTGGCGCACAGCGTCTCGACTTCGGGATGGAACCCCGCAGGCGTGTCGAACGCAGAGTATGATGCTCTGATTCAGGTCGCCCAAAACGCGTCTACCGTCGAGGAGCAGCAGAAGGCTTCGCAGGAGGCGCTCCTGCTTATGTTACGGGACCATTACTACGTGTGGGCTGGCAAGGGACCGAATTTCAATGTGAATCAGCCCTGGGTCAAGGGTTTCAACGGCGAGTTTACGTTGGGACATACTATGCGCGCAGGCGTCGTGACGCGTCTCTGGCTCGACCTCGATCTGAAGAAATCGATGGGGTTCTGAGGAGCCGCCGGGGGCGGTTTCCATTGCAGCAGCGCTCCGCGCGGCTGCTGAGCCAACGGCTTAGGAAACCGCCCAGGCGGTTCCAATGGACCCCGCTAAAGGCGGAGTCCACGGCGTTGGGATTGCGGTGACAGAGCCGCCGTGCCAACGGCCACCCCTCCAGCGTTACTATTCGTGAGAGCCTACATCATTAGACGGCTGCTGCTGATGATCCCGACGTTGTTGTTGGTCAGCATCCTGGTGTTCCTGCTCATCCGTTTCATCCCCGGCGATGTTATCGACGCGATGCTTACGACCAGCGGTTATCAGGGTGGTATGGAGTCTCGCGCGGCGCTCGAGCGTGCTCTCGGCCTCGACGTGCCGGCGCACGTGCAGTACGCGCGCTGGATCGGCGACATCGTGCTGCACGGCACCCTCGGGAAGTCGCTGCTTGGCAGCGCCATCACGATAGAGGAGCAGATTCTCCGCAGGTTGCCGGTCACCCTCGAGCTGGGCCTTCTGGCAATCGCCGTCGGGCTCGTCATCGCGCTGCCGGTGGGCATCTACTCGGCGATCCGCCGTAACACGCTCGCCGACTACGCCGGGCGTTCCCTGGCCATCGTCGGATTGGCGACGCCCAACTTCTGGCTGGGTCTGCTGGTTATTGTCTTTCCGGCGATCTGGTGGAACTGGACCCCGCCGATTCGGATGATTGCCCTCTCCGATGACCTGCTCGGCAATCTCGGCGTGTTCATCGTGCCCAGTCTGATTCTGGGGACCTATTTCGCCGCCGCGACCATGCGGATGACCCGCACCATGATGCTGGAGGTGCTCAGGCAGGACTACGTACGAACGGCTTGGTCCAAGGGCCTGCGGGAACGAGTGGTGGTGGTCAGGCACGCCATCAAGAATGCCCTCATTCCCGTCATCACCCTCACCGGTCTGCAGCTCCCTGTCCTGATCGGCGGATCGGTAATAATGGAGAACATCTTCAACCTGCCGGGGATCGGGCGTCTCTTGTTGGATGCGCTCGTCAAACGAGATTACCCGATGGTCTCGGGCGTAAACCTGGTCTTTGCCGCCGGCGTGGTGGTCATCAACCTGGTGGTCGATCTGCTCTACGCGTTCCTCGACCCGCGCGTGCGCTACCGGTAGCGAGCATGCTGCTGAAGAGACTGTTCAGGGAGCATCCGCTGGGTACCGTCGGGGCCGCCATCATCCTGGTGTTGATCCTGGTGAGTGTCTTTGCCGATGTTCTGGCGCCGTTTCGCTTCGGCGAGATGAACCTGGACGATCGCCTGGCCGAGCCATCGCGCCTGCATCCGCTCGGCACCGACCAGCTCGGCCGCGACTTCCTGAGCCGCCTGATCCACGGGGCGCGCCTGTCGCTGTTCGTCGGGCTGGCGGCGACCACCTTGCATGTGGTGGTCGCAGCGCTTATCGGCGGGGTCGCCGGGTTTCTCGGCGGAAAACCCGATCTGGTGGTGCAGCGCTTCGTCGACGCGTGGATGTCGATGCCGGGTCTGCTGGTGTTGCTGACGGTCATGTCGCTGGCCGGCCGCGGCCTGCTGCAGATCATTCTGGTTCTTGGCATATCCTCGGGCATCAGCAATTCCCGGGTGGTGCGCGGTGCCGTCATCGCCATCAAGGAGAACGACTACTTCCAGGCAGCGCGAGCAGTTGGCAGCTCCGCCGCGCAGATCCTGTGGCGACACGTGCTGCCGAACGTCATGCCGCCCATCATCATCATCTTCTCGATCACCGTCGGCGCCACCATCGTGTCCGAGGCCTCGCTGAGCTTCCTCGGCTTCGGTCTGCCGCCTGATGTGCCCAGCTGGGGCGGCATGCTCAGCCGCGAGGGACGCCAGTACATGACGATAGCGCCGCGGCTGGCGATCTGGCCCGGCCTGTGCCTGACCATTGTCGTGTACGGCATCAACATGTTCGGCGACGCCGTGCGCGACCTGCTCGACCCGCGGCTGCGGGGCGGCGGCGGCCGCTACGGAACCTCCAAGCGGGGAGCGCGCAGCCAACGAGGTGCTTGATCGGTATGGAATCGCTGTCCAAAACAAATGCTGATGAATCCAACCCGACCTTGTGACACTGGAGGAGCGGCAGTACCGCTACCATGTCCGTGCCGAGCGCCAGCCCGGGAGGTGAGCTATACTTCATTGACGTGAGCCCGACACCGCAGCAGCAACGCCTGTTCACTCCCGGCACGGGAGCAACGCCGCCGGCCCTGACCGGGCGTGAGCGCGAGCAGGGAGTGTTGACCCAGTGCCTGGCGGACCTGCTCGGGGGCACGTCGCCGCCGCATGACGTCGTGCTGACCGGTCCGCGCGGCACCGGCAAGACGGTGCTCATCAACTGGTTTGAGCGCACCTGCCGCGACCACGAACCGGACGTGGACGTGGTAAAATTGACCCCGTCCGACATCCCGACGCGCGACGCCCTGATCGAAGTGCTCACACCGCCGGCCGGGATAGCGAGGCTGCTGCCCCGGAAACTGGGCGTGGCGGCGGTCGGCTCGGTCGAGTGGGCGTCGCCGACCGGGGGCGTGCGCAACCTGCCGGCGGAGTTGACCGGGCGGTGCCGCAGGAAGCCGCTGGCGGCACTACTTGACGAGGCGCACACGCTCGACCTGGAGGTGGGCAGAATGCTGCTCAACGCGAGCCAACAGGTGCGCGCCGACGCGCCGTTTCTGCTGGTGCTCGCCGGCACGCCGGGTTTGGCGGCGCATCTCGGCGCCATGGACGTGTCCTTCTGGAGCCGATTGGGAGAGGGGCGTCTGGGCATCGGCCTTCTGAGCGACGCGGCCGCCCGTGCCGCCCTGGTCGAGCCGCTGGCTGCCCACGGCGACGGCATCGACGCCGACGCCCTCACCACGGTCGTCGCAAACAGTCAGCGCTATCCGTACTTCATCCAACTCTGGGGCGAGGCCCTGTGGAAGCGGCTTCTGGCCACCGGCGCGACCCGGCTGACCGCGGCCCACGCGGCTGCGGCGCGGCCCGACGTGGTTGCCCGGGTCACCGACTACTACGAGGATCGGTACCTGGAGTTGGACCAATCGGGATGGCTGGCCGTTGCCGAGCGCGTGGCCGCGCGCTTCCAATCCATGCCGACGCTGACCTACGAGGAGCTGAAGTCAGCGGTCGCTGCCGGCCTCGCGGCGCACGCGGAGCCAGGGCAGGTGCACGCGGCCCTGAACGCCCTGCAGCGGCTGGGCTTCGTCTGGCGTCCGCCCGGCCAGCTTCCGCCGGTCCGCTACGAGCCTGGTATACCCTCACTGATGGCCCATGTGCTCGACCACGCCGCATCGGGTGGTCGTGGTCAGGCACGCCATCGGTCGACGACCGCGAGCGATCGGCGCTAGACGTCCAGCGCGATCTTGCTGTCGGGCTCGACTTCCATTAACTCGAACACATTGCCATCCGGATCCCGCCCGTACACGGCACGAAAATCCTCCCGCGGCGGAGCGTGAAACGGTACCCCGAGCGCCTTCAGGCGGTCGTACTCGGCTTGGACATCGTCGACTATCAGGGCGATGTGGGTGTGCGTGCCGAGATGGACCCAGCCTGCCGCCGCCGCTTTATCCCGGACGCACGGCGTCGCAGAACACCATCTCCCAGCCGTGGAAGACCACGATCAGGCCTATGAAGCGCACGCCGGGGAACTGCCGCGCCAGCCGTTCGTCCGCCAGATACCGCTCGAGCTGCGCTGTTGCGTCTCTGCCGCGCCGTATCCTCACGGCCGCTGGGCGGTGCCCGAGAGGGCGGTGCGCCGTACCAGGACGGTGATCGCTACCCAGGCCAGCAGCGGCAGCGCCGCGAGGTTGAGGGCGTCCCACCCCACGAGAACCAGCGCGGACCCGGCCGACAGGGAGGCAAGCGCCTGCGCGCCGAACACGCCGAAGTCGTTGATCGCCTGCAGGCGAAAGCGTTCGGCCCCGGCGGCCGTTCGCGCCAACAGCACGGTGCCGCCGAGAAACAGCATGTTCCACCCGAGACCGAGCAGGACCAGTGCGGCCCAGAACGCCGGGAGGCTCGCCGCGTATACCCCCACCACGACCGATGCGGTCATGCCGGCCACCCCCACCAGGAGCACGCGAGCGACGCCCAGGCGGTCCATGATGTAGCCGCTGGCGAGCGACGGCAGGTACATCGCGATGACGTGGCTCTGGATGATGATGGCGGTTCGATCGAGGGGCAGGCCGGCAGCGTTCAGGTGCAGCGGCGTGGCGGTCATGATCGACGACATGACCGCGTATGCGACCGCCGCCGCCAGGATCGCCACGCCGAAGCCGGGCGCCAACAGGCGGGAGGCGGCCGCGGACCGCACCTCGGGCGGCGCCCCGGCGACCGGCGTGCGATGGGGCGGCGGCGCGGCGAAGCGAGCGCCGTTGTCCCGCAGGCGGCTGACCACCAGCGCCAACAGCGCCAGCAGAGCGGCAAGCACCAGAAAACCGCCGGCAAATTCGGCCTCCAGCAGATGGCGGCTCCGCCTGGCCACCTCGGGCCCGAGCACGCCGCCCATCATGCCGCCGACCAGCACGTAGGCAACGGCGCGTCCGGCATATTCGGGCGTTGCGCTCTCGGCGGCGGCGAAGCGGTACTGCTGCACGAACGCGCCGTTCATACCGAGCACCACGGCCGCTCCGCAGAACAGCGCGAAGCTGCCGCGGCTGACCGCGAGCGCGAGCACCAGTGCCGCCGCGGTTGCCAGCAGCGCCCCGATAATGAACGCGCGCCGCCGGCCGAGCCGGCGCGCCAGCAGTGCTGCCGGAATGGTAGTGGCGGCAA
This genomic interval from Spirochaetaceae bacterium contains the following:
- a CDS encoding MFS transporter, producing the protein MQSRATPPADVFNLGVLGVAQALGLSAMSMMIFIGGIVGRGLAPRPALATLPLALVIIGLAATTIPAALLARRLGRRRAFIIGALLATAAALVLALAVSRGSFALFCGAAVVLGMNGAFVQQYRFAAAESATPEYAGRAVAYVLVGGMMGGVLGPEVARRSRHLLEAEFAGGFLVLAALLALLALVVSRLRDNGARFAAPPPHRTPVAGAPPEVRSAAASRLLAPGFGVAILAAAVAYAVMSSIMTATPLHLNAAGLPLDRTAIIIQSHVIAMYLPSLASGYIMDRLGVARVLLVGVAGMTASVVVGVYAASLPAFWAALVLLGLGWNMLFLGGTVLLARTAAGAERFRLQAINDFGVFGAQALASLSAGSALVLVGWDALNLAALPLLAWVAITVLVRRTALSGTAQRP
- a CDS encoding type II toxin-antitoxin system prevent-host-death family antitoxin — its product is MGVITAKALKQHTGDFIKRLRAGEPFVLTYRGKRIGVVTPCTDD
- a CDS encoding ABC transporter substrate-binding protein — encoded protein: MTPRLTLLPLAFALVATVTFASPAGEDDTAAATEKEMVRDPATGKIVTAPEYGGTITLGSAHEPPNADPGQGHPGQFIFGFTNEKLGFADWAIDRQRFSFDSQWVPDFAVTGQLAESWEQTDPVTYTVRIRDGVHWHDKAPMNGRELTAKDVEYNWHRYLGLGSGYTEVNPFVAQWSQLDDVGIESVTANDDRTVVFKLKSPNLAAERTIIYQYSSYIMPPEVIEEHGDLLDWRNLVGTGPYELVDWVEGSSLSYTKNPNYWAFDEKYPDNRLPYIDEIVWLVMPDESTRLAAFRSGQIDYLGSVTLSHIASLDVLEDLRRTNPDIQVSQYYESGIGLAMNLAVEPTNDIRVRHAIQMALDVEAINDSYWQGTGRTTPEAYTAIDIVGYSPPFDEWPEEIKKFYRYNPAEAEKLLDDAGYPRGADGIRFKTNIEFRDVYDINKFEILAEQLLEIGVDVDLQIMTTADWADGIQNHDYQSMTAAPQGNPWGILAPLAHSVSTSGWNPAGVSNAEYDALIQVAQNASTVEEQQKASQEALLLMLRDHYYVWAGKGPNFNVNQPWVKGFNGEFTLGHTMRAGVVTRLWLDLDLKKSMGF
- a CDS encoding ABC transporter permease; amino-acid sequence: MRAYIIRRLLLMIPTLLLVSILVFLLIRFIPGDVIDAMLTTSGYQGGMESRAALERALGLDVPAHVQYARWIGDIVLHGTLGKSLLGSAITIEEQILRRLPVTLELGLLAIAVGLVIALPVGIYSAIRRNTLADYAGRSLAIVGLATPNFWLGLLVIVFPAIWWNWTPPIRMIALSDDLLGNLGVFIVPSLILGTYFAAATMRMTRTMMLEVLRQDYVRTAWSKGLRERVVVVRHAIKNALIPVITLTGLQLPVLIGGSVIMENIFNLPGIGRLLLDALVKRDYPMVSGVNLVFAAGVVVINLVVDLLYAFLDPRVRYR
- a CDS encoding ATP-binding protein codes for the protein MSPTPQQQRLFTPGTGATPPALTGREREQGVLTQCLADLLGGTSPPHDVVLTGPRGTGKTVLINWFERTCRDHEPDVDVVKLTPSDIPTRDALIEVLTPPAGIARLLPRKLGVAAVGSVEWASPTGGVRNLPAELTGRCRRKPLAALLDEAHTLDLEVGRMLLNASQQVRADAPFLLVLAGTPGLAAHLGAMDVSFWSRLGEGRLGIGLLSDAAARAALVEPLAAHGDGIDADALTTVVANSQRYPYFIQLWGEALWKRLLATGATRLTAAHAAAARPDVVARVTDYYEDRYLELDQSGWLAVAERVAARFQSMPTLTYEELKSAVAAGLAAHAEPGQVHAALNALQRLGFVWRPPGQLPPVRYEPGIPSLMAHVLDHAASGGRGQARHRSTTASDRR
- a CDS encoding PIN domain-containing protein, with the translated sequence MDQGPYLIDTNVFVIDLRYPRDRHFGVNRRFLDAIKRERSGITTTINLLELCGILSFNLNQRQLITLWEQFPDRFGVEVLPTAEFDAPVPKMGVGELFALLQQRMSLGDGQFLLTARNHAAFVTTLVTWDRDHFLDRFAGRVATPEEILA
- a CDS encoding ABC transporter permease codes for the protein MLLKRLFREHPLGTVGAAIILVLILVSVFADVLAPFRFGEMNLDDRLAEPSRLHPLGTDQLGRDFLSRLIHGARLSLFVGLAATTLHVVVAALIGGVAGFLGGKPDLVVQRFVDAWMSMPGLLVLLTVMSLAGRGLLQIILVLGISSGISNSRVVRGAVIAIKENDYFQAARAVGSSAAQILWRHVLPNVMPPIIIIFSITVGATIVSEASLSFLGFGLPPDVPSWGGMLSREGRQYMTIAPRLAIWPGLCLTIVVYGINMFGDAVRDLLDPRLRGGGGRYGTSKRGARSQRGA